A window of Nicotiana tabacum cultivar K326 chromosome 24, ASM71507v2, whole genome shotgun sequence contains these coding sequences:
- the LOC142178325 gene encoding uncharacterized protein LOC142178325, with protein MFFDGATNFKGVGIWAVRISEFGQHYPATTKIIPFTNNMAEYEACILGIRMAVDMNIKELLVIGDSDLLIQQVQGEWSTKNVRILPYMHYIKELCKKFTKIEFKHIPRIQHEFADALVTLSSMIQHPDKNYIDPIEVEIRDQQIPFTFI; from the coding sequence atgtttttcgatggagcaacaaacttcaaaggagtcggAATTTGGGCAGTTCGGATTTCGGAATTTGGacagcattatccagccacaaCAAAGATAATCCCTttcaccaataatatggctgaatacgaagcaTGCATCCTTGGGATCagaatggcagtcgacatgaacatcaaAGAACTTTTGGTCATAGGAGATTCCGATCTGTTGATACAACAAGTCCAAGGAGAATGGTCCACGAAGAATGTCAGGATACTTCCATACATGCACTACATTAAAGAGTTGtgcaagaagttcacaaagatTGAGTTCAAGCACATCCCCAGGATTCAGCACGAGTTCGCCGATGCGCTTGTAACCTTATCATctatgatccagcatccagacaagaactacaTCGACCCTATCGAGGTAGAGATCAGGGATCAACAAATACCTTTCACATTTATATGA